One stretch of Punica granatum isolate Tunisia-2019 chromosome 5, ASM765513v2, whole genome shotgun sequence DNA includes these proteins:
- the LOC116208508 gene encoding vesicle-associated membrane protein 724-like, giving the protein MSRQTSFAYSFVARGRVVLAEFTESDRGGNLSAVAVQWLPRLPATNRNNERFTSNRDDHSFNFLVEDGYVYCVVAKESVSGRLSFAFLERTKAEFKQRYGGGRADGAPAKSLTKEFGPIMKEKMKYVIEHAEEIDKVSQVEAQISQVKSITLDNINKVMDRGEKLTVLEDKTTDLRDQAQLYKKQGNEIKRKMWYQNVKIKLAVIVILLLIIGLIAWLSACSGFNCSK; this is encoded by the exons ATGAGTCGGCAGACATCGTTTGCTTACAGCTTTGTGGCTCGGGGCAGGGTGGTGCTGGCCGAGTTCACGGAGTCAGATCGTGGCGGCAATCTTTCGGCCGTCGCGGTTCAGTGGCTTCCACGACTCCCAGCTACCAACAGAAACAATGAAAGGTTCACTTCCAACCGCGATGACCACTCCTTCAATTTCCTCGTCGAAGATGGCTACG TATACTGTGTCGTTGCGAAAGAATCCGTAAGCGGCAGACTGTCCTTTGCGTTCTTGGAGCGTACAAAAGCGGAATTCAAGCAAAGATATGGAGGCGGTAGGGCGGACGGTGCCCCCGCCAAAAGTCTCACCAAGGAGTTCGG gccgatTATGAAGGAGAAGATGAAGTACGTAATCGAGCACGCCGAAGAGATCGATAAGGTCTCGCAAGTGGAGGCTCAAATATCACAAGTTAAAAGCATAACATTGGACAACATCAACAAG GTCATGGATAGAGGGGAAAAATTGACAGTTCTCGAAGACAAAACCACCGACCTGCGCGATCAG GCGCAATTGTACAAGAAGCAAGGGAACGAGATAAAACGGAAGATGTGGTATCAGAACGTGAAGATTAAGCTGGCCGTGATCGTGATCCTGTTGCTCATCATCGGGCTAATAGCTTGGCTCTCGGCATGCAGTGGATTTAATTGTAGTAAGTAG